One genomic window of bacterium includes the following:
- a CDS encoding 4Fe-4S binding protein: MNPHKPPRKKQPKQLALIDQNGCTGCEMCIVVCPVDCIEIVPGPEHAVLRPLVEVDLDRCIGCTLCAQYCPWETIYMTDHDLAYQKAPDLTLRSLFLNDPEKRIGDPPPPSQ; encoded by the coding sequence ATGAATCCACATAAACCACCACGTAAGAAACAGCCAAAGCAACTGGCGTTAATTGATCAAAATGGCTGCACCGGCTGTGAGATGTGTATCGTTGTGTGCCCTGTTGACTGCATTGAAATCGTTCCGGGCCCGGAACATGCGGTGCTTCGTCCTCTTGTCGAAGTGGATTTGGATCGATGCATTGGTTGCACACTCTGCGCTCAGTACTGTCCATGGGAAACCATCTATATGACCGATCATGACCTCGCTTATCAGAAGGCACCTGATTTGACGCTTCGTTCGCTTTTTCTCAATGATCCTGAAAAGAGAATCGGCGATCCACC